The nucleotide window caccacttCAATTAATCCCTCTCTTAAAaagtaagcaaagtgttccgttaataATTCAGAATATGCGAAATATTCCGTtatggaaaaagtttgggaaccactgtatgaaaaagtttgggaaccactgtatTACAGGATTGTAAAGGACAATGGAACCTAAGCAAGAAAGCTATTTTAATCTTGTTACGAAAATTGTGTTAAAAAAACTTGTTACAAAACTTGTTACAAAATGTGTTACTGTAAAATTTGCTACTTACTCATTGTTATTATCCGGAGGGGGGAGGTCACCGATGGTAGTCAAGGTCAAGGTCGACCAAAACAACGACCTCAGGTACTTTCGATTGACGTCTGCAAAAGGTCCGACGGGCTTCGGGTACGCCCAGTCGCCCTTAAAGTCCTCCGCCTCACTGATCATGTAATAGAACGCCGCAAACCAGTGGGCGCCCAGAAAGAGTATGTGAGTCAAGTTGGCCACCCTGATGAGGTTCGGGTACGCCGTCCGGGACTCCATCATGTGAAGGAATCGGAACGTCCGGTACACTTTGAGGAACCGCGGAAACCGCATCATTGGGTGGATGCCGATAGCGATCTGTACGAGGTCCAAAGGAAGCAGGCTTATAAAGTCTATATAGATCACTTTGGACTTACTGTAGCGATCCCGAAGCTTTTTAGAGTCGTATACCATGAGCCCTTGATCGAGGTATCCTGTGCGAAATTGAACCACAATATCTAGAATGTAAATGAGGTCAAACAAGGCGTCGAAAAAGAACCAGCAGACGTGACAGCCTTCTTGAATCTCTTTGAAAGCCTCCCTGGCGATCGGGGTCCAGATATTGTAGAGCACGGATAGCGTCACGACCCCGAGCCAGTAGAACATGAAGTTGCCGTCGTGCTGGATGACGAAGCGGCTCTCAAATCTCTTGGAAGCGTTTTGGTACCTCTGCACATCCTCGTCCGCCGACAGAGAGGAGTTCTGGAGGTTCTGGTGGTTTCTGGTGGAGAACTTCCGCAGGAACGAGTCTTCACGGTTCAGCGCGTGCTTCGTCTTCTTGTTGCTTTGCATTTCATTGGCGGCCTTCAGCGTGTTGCGCAGGCGTCTCCAGTTGGAGCTAGGGAACACCCCACTGAGGCCCCTCTTGGCGAAGCGCCGATGGCTGGCTTTCGTGCTGCTGCTGGAAGACGGGGGCCTGTTGGTATCATCGTCCGCAGCCCCTGTGTCGCTGTTGCCGCGGGAAGCGGGGACGCTCAGGGAAAGGCTAGACCGATCTTGTTCACTGGCGTTGCTGAACCGGTTCTtagtcttctttttcttcttaccGCCGAGCTCAAACGAGCCAGAGTGCCGGTCATCGCTGGTGGTCACGGAAATTACCGATTCTCGATCGGCTGACGATCGCTTCCTGTCGCTAGACAGCTTCTGCAGTATCTCGTCATTGCGAGTAGGGGAAGAAATGAAAACACTGCTCGGGTCATCGGTCTCGACGGAAAGTTTATCCGATGAGATGTCAAGCGATCGTCCGTCTACGTAGAACTTACAGCATGATTCTAGGTTAGCAGGAAAGTTGCTGTCGGAGAGCGAATGCACAGGTTTCGGTAATGTTCTATTTGTTTCCGGGTCATCAGGGGACTGAACTCGATTTTGTCGTCTGCAGCGAAACAAACGCGGGGGCGAAGTGAATGTTGACTCAGAGTTGTCGAGAGCTGCATAATCCTTTCTGAAATTTTTGTTCTGGCCCTCACTGGGGTCTATCAGGCAACCCAAGAGTATGTCCGTCTCATTTGAATTTCCGGAAGTCTTCCAGGTATCCGTTTTGGTGCCGCCATCTTGGATATAGGTGACAGCGGGGTCAGAGGTCAAGTGTTCACGTTGGACATGCGCGTTGCGGAGCGCTTCCTTACCGCTGCTGTGTCTCCGCGGCTCAAGGAGGTGTTTGGGCGACTGGCTGCGCGACGAGAGCCCACCCGCGCCCACGCACGTGCGATCTTGGTGATCTTGGAGCGGTTCTGGCTCACTGTGGCGGGAGCACAACGCTTTCTTGCCTCGAGACGGTAGTACCGCTTCCGGTGCGCTACAGCCGAGGGGAGAGAACGTCTGCCGTTGCTTTTCCGGTATCCCCACGGCGTGGTTTCCCCCGTGAGACTCCGCCGCTGCCGCCCGGCTTCCCGCCGTGCCCTTGTCTGGAGGCTGTGAGCGAGACTTTCCCGCGGAGATCGATAGCATCGCGGGGCCGGTGTCACCCGCCACCAGCCCACCCCATTCTTTTTCGCGCTCCGACATCTTCCATTGGTCGGTCGGTATTTCTGCTATTCTCCGACTAGGGATGATTGCGTTCGCTCCCTGGAGTTTCGCAAGCTTATGTTGGTATGAAAATTTCCCctgtaatatttattattaacacATCACTATTGCAGCGCGAGAGTGAAGTCCAATCGATAATACTTCTCACTGtcacctgcaaaaaaaaaaaagttataaatctTTAGGTAATAAAACTCCAAAGGTTATTTTCTAAGCGGTTACCTACAATGATTTGTTCCTTTATTAAACTCTGTTAATAACTTTCAGTGCTATAAatagtaaacaaaatgaaaacagtATTCTCTGggaatattttttacatttgaaacAGAGTTATCTTTCCCTTGTTAAAGGGTCGATTTTTAAGATCCGGTTTACCTAATTTAAGCAATAAGACAAGTCTACACAACGtaatatagaaaaagaagagaaatggATAAGAATAAATATAAGGGGCAATAATGGGTAAGGTAAGGGAAAATGttagaaaattgaaaataaaagaagaactGTAATAGAttgagatataaatagataataTAATGAATGTCAAAGACGATATAGTAAACAGAGCCTTGTTGCCAACTGGATTGCTCAGAGGTGCACACTATTTATTATATAGCTTTCAAAATGTATACATTGTCAACAATTCATTAATTCTGTTATCATAGAGTAGCGAGATTCTATTTGACTTCATTTCCAATGAGACCTGTGTTTAAACATACAATAATTACATTTAAGAATGTTGATCACTGTACTTGTGAATAGTACTATCGTCTATACGTTTTAAAGGATCGGTAGTGAGCCGTAGAATAATATCTGAGATTGTGAAACACGTTGTGACAGGAACAAACTCATTTTCTTTATGCAAAGAAAGATGAGCTCAAATATATCAAATTCCATGCACACGAAAAGATGTCAGCgagtcagtggcgtagataCCACAGTGACCTTCCTGGTGGCTTGACCTCCTTaggagcccctgcattttggACATTCAACATCGTGATATGACAAAAGGGCGTAATATTTAAGGTAACGAAAAATCCGGACACTCATGGGGAGGGAaaaggggattttcaaattcggaccccctcccccaccgcagctacgccactgcagcGAGTCTTCACTATGAATAGACAATTACATTTCAGGTGTACATGACTTGCTTATGCTTGAATTGTAACGCATTCACTGATTAGTGGCTGATGTGAGCTACCACTTGCACGCCACCCACACATACGCATACACATACAGCACGCAATTCACTCACACATTTATATCACACGTCATTCACGTAGATAAATACCACACGCCACCACACACACTTAACGCACGCCACATGCTAACATATAGCACACGCCATCCACACACATTTATCACACACCGCCCACATACATTTATCACACACCACATACTCGTTGATCATACACCGCCAACATACATTTATCTCTAAACCTATACACATTTATCACACTCCGCTAACATACATTTATCACTAACCCCTTACAAATTTATCACATATCGCTAACCACATACACATTTAACACATATCGCCGACATACATTTATCTCTAACCACATACACATTTAACACAAATCGACTACATACATTTATCACTAACCACATACACATTTATCACACATCGCCCACATACATTTATCACACACCTGCCTCTTACTTCTCCTCTGTATGCCTCTTATGTTCCTATAGCTTCTTGAGCCTACACTCTGTCTGTTGGCAGCGCTATAAACTCCACTGACACCAGTAGGGATAATAGAGAGCAACTAGCggctaaaccagtaagcttcgggcagaaGAGGATCCATTGCCTTGGTTGGAGATGGAAACCTCTACTGTGTGCTGGATTTACCTATTTATAACATAAACTATAGCTTTGGGCCCCAACTTGTTTGGGGGTCCTCCCAAAATGGTTCCAGGAATATTTTCAATCATTGTGAAGAAAGAACAAAGAGGGGAAATTGAATAATACGGGACCCCCATTTCCATAATAGCTTAAGGCCTTATTAAGTCTAAATCATGTCCTGGTTATACaacaatgacttttttttaaaaatacatttgtataGCACGACTTTCATGTTATGCATCTAGTTTAGATCCGGGCCTGCCTTCGCTGCTTTGAAGCTGTACCCAAACATATcaaaggcttcaggagacaaccctgaggaaaaaccaggagctggtgacccttaggcagcttaCGGCAAACAGTGCTACATCCTGGCAGAGGCTGCAACGCTACTGATCTCAGACTGTATCGGCTGTTTAACTttcctttggacacatcagATGCGTGGAGAGGGGAGAGCTGCTGTATGGGCGACATCGTCCCGACCATAAAGAATACCCAGGCTTATTTTGTACGAGACGAACAATATATAATTTAACTAGgtctaggtcagtgtttcccaaactgtgtttaatGGAACCCTAATGTTCCGCAAGGCCTGAATAGGCGTTCCACGGactaataataattaactagtaggtcaccgcgtgaattaatctctctaaaaaacaAGCGAAGTGTCAAGGaaaactgcctggtcgtgcggtttgcgcgctggactgtcgttcagatttatcgatggtcgtgggttcaaaccctgcccgctcccatcccccgtcgtcctgcgggaggtttggactaggaagtaattatcttcaactctgaaggaacatccgaaacatgtaaaacattttacaaacaagagAGGAAACTCATTACGATTTAACGAATCAAAAGGTGCAATTTAGTCATTCCTTGTACCCCCATAAACCATCACTATTTTACCATCACCCAGCTTTAGCGTCTTGTTTTTGTATAACTTTGCCGTGTCATGCCCAAACAACGGCCCGCGGGCCGCATCCGGCCATCGACGCAATGCTATTTAGGATCCCTGAACGTCTTTAGCGTAGTGCATAAGCAGCAAAAGGTCGGCTACATTCggacctacatttttttttatcgctgtGAAGCGGCCCCGTAATACACGCGTCTGAAATAATGGTGGCCCTAGGATTGAAAATAAGTTGGGCGTCATTGTGAACGAGTTCAAGAGCTCTAAAACCAAGAGGAGTTTTATGGAgtatgtgtttctatggtgacggtgggaagaggttagtgaTTGGTTGTGGATGATGCAAGATAAACGGAATTGTCATCAGCGGTGTAAGGTACGACAGAGActc belongs to Biomphalaria glabrata chromosome 12, xgBioGlab47.1, whole genome shotgun sequence and includes:
- the LOC106066866 gene encoding cGMP-gated cation channel alpha-1-like, which translates into the protein MSEREKEWGGLVAGDTGPAMLSISAGKSRSQPPDKGTAGSRAAAAESHGGNHAVGIPEKQRQTFSPLGCSAPEAVLPSRGKKALCSRHSEPEPLQDHQDRTCVGAGGLSSRSQSPKHLLEPRRHSSGKEALRNAHVQREHLTSDPAVTYIQDGGTKTDTWKTSGNSNETDILLGCLIDPSEGQNKNFRKDYAALDNSESTFTSPPRLFRCRRQNRVQSPDDPETNRTLPKPVHSLSDSNFPANLESCCKFYVDGRSLDISSDKLSVETDDPSSVFISSPTRNDEILQKLSSDRKRSSADRESVISVTTSDDRHSGSFELGGKKKKKTKNRFSNASEQDRSSLSLSVPASRGNSDTGAADDDTNRPPSSSSSTKASHRRFAKRGLSGVFPSSNWRRLRNTLKAANEMQSNKKTKHALNREDSFLRKFSTRNHQNLQNSSLSADEDVQRYQNASKRFESRFVIQHDGNFMFYWLGVVTLSVLYNIWTPIAREAFKEIQEGCHVCWFFFDALFDLIYILDIVVQFRTGYLDQGLMVYDSKKLRDRYSKSKVIYIDFISLLPLDLVQIAIGIHPMMRFPRFLKVYRTFRFLHMMESRTAYPNLIRVANLTHILFLGAHWFAAFYYMISEAEDFKGDWAYPKPVGPFADVNRKYLRSLFWSTLTLTTIGDLPPPDNNNDLRMSNAAYVFVIVSYLIGVFVFATIVGQVGNVINNRNASRQEFERLLDGAKIYMQTHNVPHNLQKRVQRWYDYVWSRGRLNGCDINSLGLLPDKLKTELAIHVNLETLKKVTIFQECQPEFLHDLVLKMKAYIFTPGDLICRRGEVAREMFIIADGVVEIISETGVMLKRMGAGDFFGEIGILNLDGGINRRTADVRSVGYLELFVLSREDVLEALKDHPEAESIIRDYGQRRLREVEAHRQRVKPLKCRGSTDQQGSFSNGSQTVQNRLLQTLRSLNPAVRRQSAQIINHISGSPPASTTTGNGPPSGNQRGQNSDSEVQFTFDAHDAEISPKLNRLKQTKEKSFERQGSGNGRSHAMSIIQTPASDLTYQNISAQIQQMQILVDKRLSQLEEVYMSTFSRLDKLAETQQTLERLIKQLLKQQKDQSDALGEEEEQLTASRV